A window from Vulpes lagopus strain Blue_001 chromosome 23, ASM1834538v1, whole genome shotgun sequence encodes these proteins:
- the METTL3 gene encoding N6-adenosine-methyltransferase catalytic subunit has protein sequence MSDTWSSIQAHKKQLDSLRERLQRRRKQDSGHLDLRNPEAALSPNFRSDSPVPTVPTSGGPKPSTASAVPELATDPELEKKLLHHLSDLALTLPTDAVSIRLAISTPDAPATQDGVESLLQKFAAQELIEVKRGLLQDDAHPTLVTYADHSKLSAMMGAVAEKKGPGEVAGTITGQKRRAEQDSTTVAAFASSLASGLASSASETAKEPTKKSRKHAASDVDLEIESLLNQQSTKEQQSKKVSQEILELLNTTTAKEQSIVEKFRSRGRAQVQEFCDYGTKEECMKASDADRPCRKLHFRRIINKHTDESLGDCSFLNTCFHMDTCKYVHYEIDACMDSEAPGSKDHTPSQELALTQSVGGDSNADRLFPPQWICCDIRYLDVSILGKFAVVMADPPWDIHMELPYGTLTDDEMRRLNIPVLQDDGFLFLWVTGRAMELGRECLNLWGYERVDEIIWVKTNQLQRIIRTGRTGHWLNHGKEHCLVGVKGNPQGFNQGLDCDVIVAEVRSTSHKPDEIYGMIERLSPGTRKIELFGRPHNVQPNWITLGNQLDGIHLLDPDVVARFKQRYPDGIISKPKNL, from the exons ATGTCGGACACGTGGAGCTCGATCCAGGCCCACAAGAAGCAGCTGGACTCGCTGCGGGAGAGGCTGCAGCGGAGGAGGAAGCAggactcggggcacctgg ATCTACGAAATCCAGAGGCAGCGCTGTCACCCAACTTTCGCAGTGATAGCCCAGTGCCTACTGTGCCCACGTCTGGGGGCCCTAAGCCCAGCACAGCTTCCGCAGTTCCTGAACTAGCTACAGACCCCGAGTTAGAGAAGAAATTGCTACACCACCTCTCTGATCTGGCCTTAACATTGCCCACTGATGCTGTGTCCATCCGTCTTGCCATCTCCACG CCAGATGCCCCTGCCACTCAAGATGGTGTGGAAAGCCTCCTACAGAAGTTTGCAGCTCAGGAGTTGATTGAGGTAAAACGAGGTCTCTTACAAGATGACGCGCATCCCACTCTTGTGACCTATGCTGATCATTCCAAGCTTTCTGCCATGATGGGCGCGGTGGCAGAAAAGAAGGGCCCTGGGGAGGTAGCAGGGACTATCACAGGGCAGAAGCGGCGTGCAGAGCAGGACTCAACCACAGTAGCTGCCTTTGCGAGCTCTTTGGCCTCTGGTCTGGCCTCTTCAGCATCAGAAACAGCCAAGGAGCCAACCaagaaatcaaggaaacatgCTGCCTCAGATGTTGATCTGGAGATAGAGAGCCTTCTGAACCAACAGTCTACTAAGGAACAACAGAGTAAGAAG GTCAGTCAGGAGATCCTAGAGTTATTAAATACAACAACAGCCAAGGAACAGTCCATTGTTGAGAAGTTTCGCTCACGAGGTCGGGCCCAAGTACAAGAATTCTGTGACTATGGAACCAAGGAGGAGTGCATGAAAGCCAGCGATGCTGACAGGCCCTGCCGCAAGCTGCACTTCAG ACGAATCATCAATAAACACACTGATGAGTCATTAGGTGACTGTTCTTTCCTTAACACATGTTTCCACATGGATACCTGCAAATATGTTCACTATGAAATTGATGCTTGCATGGATTCTGAGGCTCCTGGGAGCAAAGACCATACACCTAGCCAGGAGCTTGCCCTTACACAGAGTGTTGGAGGGGACTCCAATGCAGATCGACTCTTCCCTCCTCAG TGGATCTGTTGTGATATCCGCTACCTGGACGTCAGTATCTTGGGCAAGTTTGCAGTTGTGATGGCTGACCCACCCTGGGATATTCACATGGAGCTGCCCTACGGGACCCTGACAGATGATGAGATGCGCAGGCTCAACATACCAGTACTGCAGGATGatggctttctcttcctctgggtCACAGGCAG GGCCATGGAGTTGGGCAGAGAATGTCTGAATCTCTGGGG TTATGAACGGGTAGATGAAATTATTTGGGTGAAGACAAATCAACTGCAGCGTATCATTCGGACAGGCCGTACAGGTCACTGGTTGAACCATGGGAAGGAACACTGCTTG GTTGGTGTCAAAGGAAATCCCCAAGGCTTCAACCAGGGTCTGGACTGCGATGTGATCGTAGCTGAG GTTCGTTCTACCAGTCATAAACCAGATGAAATCTATGGCATGATTGAGAGACTGTCCCCTGGCACTCGCAAGATTGAGTTATTTGGACGACCACACAATGTGCAGCCCAACTG GATCACCCTTGGAAACCAACTGGATGGGATCCACCTACTAGACCCAGATGTGGTTGCTCGGTTCAAGCAAAGGTATCCAGATGGTATCATCTCTAAACCTAAAAATCTATAG